Proteins from a single region of Shinella zoogloeoides:
- a CDS encoding putative 2-aminoethylphosphonate ABC transporter ATP-binding protein, whose translation MTDIAQPYLQLSEASKAYGAFTALNDVSLSIGKSEFICFLGPSGCGKTTLLRSIAGLELLSSGRIVQNGQDVTLLPPQARDFGIVFQSYALFPNLTVAANVGYGLYGRKMSREAVRTHVHDMLDLVGIANQAGKYPAQLSGGQQQRVALARALAISPGLLLLDEPLSALDTRVRFRLRGELRALQKRLAVTTIMVTHDQEEALAMADRIVVMNQGRVEQFGTAPEIYNTPATEFVADFVGEMNFVDAQFDGDGAAMAGATRLNLTAEHGALPRGTAVRLAIRPSEIALAEGEGGVNRVDLAVERLEFLGAFIRVHAAALGLGGAALRVDLSETAVRARALAPGATLSVALPAEKLRLFPRG comes from the coding sequence GTGACAGATATTGCCCAACCCTATCTCCAGCTCTCCGAAGCGTCGAAGGCCTATGGCGCCTTCACGGCGCTGAACGATGTCAGCCTTTCCATCGGAAAATCCGAGTTCATCTGCTTTCTCGGTCCATCGGGCTGCGGCAAGACGACCCTTCTGCGCAGCATTGCCGGGCTGGAGCTGCTGAGTTCGGGCAGGATCGTGCAGAATGGGCAGGACGTGACGCTGCTGCCGCCGCAGGCGCGTGATTTCGGCATCGTCTTCCAGTCCTACGCGCTGTTTCCGAACCTGACCGTCGCGGCCAATGTCGGTTACGGGCTCTATGGCCGGAAGATGTCGCGCGAGGCCGTCAGGACGCATGTCCACGACATGCTCGACCTCGTGGGCATCGCCAATCAGGCCGGGAAATATCCCGCCCAGCTTTCCGGTGGCCAGCAGCAGCGCGTGGCGCTGGCAAGGGCGCTGGCGATCTCGCCGGGCCTGCTTCTGCTCGACGAGCCGCTTTCTGCATTGGACACGCGTGTCCGCTTCCGGCTGCGCGGAGAATTGCGCGCCCTGCAGAAGCGCCTCGCCGTCACCACCATCATGGTGACGCACGACCAGGAGGAAGCGCTCGCCATGGCCGACAGGATCGTGGTGATGAATCAGGGGCGCGTCGAGCAGTTCGGTACCGCGCCGGAAATCTACAACACCCCGGCCACCGAGTTCGTTGCGGATTTCGTCGGGGAGATGAACTTCGTCGATGCGCAGTTCGATGGCGATGGCGCAGCCATGGCCGGGGCGACGAGGCTGAATCTCACGGCAGAGCACGGCGCGCTGCCGCGGGGAACCGCCGTTCGGCTCGCGATCCGGCCTTCCGAGATCGCTCTTGCGGAAGGCGAAGGCGGCGTGAACCGTGTCGACCTTGCCGTGGAGCGCCTCGAATTCCTGGGCGCCTTCATTCGCGTTCATGCGGCGGCTTTGGGGCTCGGCGGCGCTGCGCTGCGCGTCGATCTTTCGGAGACGGCCGTACGTGCCCGCGCGCTTGCGCCGGGCGCCACGCTCTCCGTCGCGCTGCCCGCCGAAAAGCTCCGTCTCTTTCCGCGCGGGTGA
- a CDS encoding transaminase has product MASSVPAGAAASGDIFVRAALDDLLKAENALYRDRRPLAAARAARNAKGGFAGGVPLHWMRDWPQPFPMVIDAAQGNRLRDVDGNEAVDFCLGDTGAMFGHSPAPVMQALRERESRGLTHMLPSADADRVGELLQDRFGLPCWQMAVTASDANRFALRAARAATGRRRILVFDGCYHGTAEDTLVDLVDGKTMARRSLVGQVQDPSLTTVMIPFNDIAALDAELAKGDIACVIAEPVMTNCGMILPQPGFWEHLRAATRKAGTLLLLDETHTISTGPGGYGRTYGVEPDLFVLGKPVAGGVPAAVWGMTQEVNDRLFASRPEDEHGHSGVGTTLAGSTLQLACVRATLEHLMTPETYAAMLAGAERLDAGISGLIARHGLPWHTARVGARLEIVFSPVPVTNAAEARAAADPQVERFLHVALLNRGFLLTPFHNMMLVSPDTSEADIAAFLTAFDAVLALLPREEAR; this is encoded by the coding sequence ATGGCATCCTCAGTTCCCGCCGGGGCTGCAGCCTCGGGCGACATCTTCGTGCGCGCCGCGCTGGACGACCTCCTGAAGGCGGAAAACGCCCTCTACCGCGACCGCCGCCCCCTTGCGGCGGCCCGCGCCGCGCGCAACGCCAAGGGCGGTTTTGCCGGCGGCGTGCCGCTGCACTGGATGCGCGACTGGCCGCAGCCCTTCCCGATGGTGATCGACGCCGCGCAGGGCAACCGGCTGCGGGATGTCGACGGCAACGAGGCGGTGGATTTCTGCCTCGGCGATACGGGGGCGATGTTCGGCCACTCCCCCGCCCCCGTCATGCAGGCGCTGCGCGAGCGCGAGAGCCGCGGCCTCACCCACATGCTGCCCTCCGCCGATGCCGACCGGGTGGGCGAACTTTTGCAGGACCGCTTCGGCCTGCCCTGCTGGCAGATGGCCGTGACGGCGAGTGACGCCAACCGCTTCGCCCTGCGCGCCGCCCGCGCGGCGACGGGGCGCAGGCGCATCCTCGTCTTCGACGGCTGCTACCACGGCACCGCCGAGGACACGCTGGTCGACCTCGTCGACGGCAAGACCATGGCCCGGCGCAGCCTTGTCGGGCAGGTGCAGGACCCCAGCCTGACCACCGTCATGATCCCCTTCAACGATATCGCGGCCCTCGACGCCGAACTGGCCAAGGGCGACATCGCCTGCGTCATCGCCGAGCCGGTCATGACGAATTGCGGCATGATCCTGCCGCAGCCCGGCTTCTGGGAGCATCTGCGCGCGGCCACCCGCAAGGCCGGCACGCTGCTGCTGCTCGACGAGACCCACACCATCTCCACCGGCCCCGGCGGCTACGGCCGGACCTACGGCGTCGAACCGGACCTTTTCGTGCTCGGCAAGCCCGTGGCGGGCGGCGTCCCGGCCGCCGTCTGGGGCATGACGCAGGAGGTGAACGACCGCCTCTTCGCCTCCCGTCCCGAGGACGAGCACGGCCATTCGGGCGTCGGCACGACGCTGGCGGGCAGCACGCTGCAGCTTGCCTGCGTGCGAGCCACGCTCGAGCACCTGATGACGCCGGAAACCTATGCAGCGATGCTGGCCGGCGCGGAACGCCTCGATGCCGGCATCAGCGGCCTGATCGCACGCCACGGCCTGCCCTGGCATACGGCGCGGGTCGGCGCGCGGCTGGAGATCGTCTTCAGCCCCGTTCCCGTCACCAATGCCGCCGAGGCGCGCGCCGCCGCCGATCCGCAGGTCGAGCGCTTCCTGCATGTCGCCCTCCTCAACCGCGGCTTCCTGCTCACCCCGTTCCACAACATGATGCTGGTCAGCCCCGATACGAGCGAGGCCGACATCGCGGCCTTCCTGACCGCCTTCGACGCGGTTCTCGCCCTCCTGCCGCGGGAGGAGGCGCGATGA
- a CDS encoding glutamine synthetase family protein encodes MRTIEAPARPAAPQTRASIGELHDFLKAHPEIEAFDLILIDPNGIPRGKTVRRHEIEGIYETGRNLPGSILGLDVTGEDVDETGLVWSDGDADRCAWPIPGTLAPALWTDPPRGQFRVALHEMDGRPVEADPRHVLQRRIDALAEKGYRAVAAFELEFYLVDMAEGDSVPQPARLPLTGARPDGTHVYGIEELDRLEPFSRDLYRAAAAQGLPVETLISEYAPGQFELTLHHRDAMQAAEDLVALKHLLRGVARRHGMQACFMAKPFADRAGSGMHMHASLCDMDGRNLFADRDGLLAPPLLSAIGGLLDALPESMLVMAPHNNSWRRFSAQSYAPTTPNWGINNRGVAVRVPAGAPGGRHLEQRMAGVDANPFLVAAVTLAAMARGIAAERDPGLPADGDGSAAGDAPPLPRNWTEAIEAAQGSSFLKDALGETMHRVLLAIKRSEAARFAAYVSPLDYRLYLGTV; translated from the coding sequence ATGAGAACGATCGAGGCCCCCGCCCGTCCGGCCGCGCCGCAGACGCGCGCCTCCATCGGCGAACTGCACGATTTCCTAAAGGCTCATCCAGAGATCGAGGCCTTCGACCTCATCCTGATCGATCCCAACGGCATTCCGCGCGGCAAGACCGTGCGGCGCCACGAGATCGAGGGCATCTATGAGACCGGGCGCAACCTGCCCGGCTCCATCCTCGGACTGGACGTGACGGGCGAGGACGTGGACGAGACCGGGCTGGTCTGGTCGGACGGCGATGCCGACCGCTGCGCCTGGCCCATCCCCGGCACCCTCGCCCCGGCGCTGTGGACCGATCCGCCACGGGGTCAGTTCCGCGTCGCGCTGCACGAAATGGACGGGCGGCCCGTGGAGGCCGATCCGCGCCATGTGCTCCAGCGCCGGATCGACGCGCTCGCCGAAAAGGGTTACCGGGCCGTCGCGGCCTTCGAGCTGGAATTCTACCTCGTCGACATGGCCGAGGGCGACAGCGTCCCCCAGCCCGCCCGCCTGCCGCTGACCGGCGCGCGCCCCGACGGCACCCATGTCTACGGCATCGAGGAACTGGACAGGCTGGAGCCGTTCAGCCGCGACCTTTACCGCGCCGCCGCCGCGCAAGGCCTGCCGGTCGAGACGCTGATCTCGGAATATGCGCCCGGCCAGTTCGAGCTGACGCTGCACCATCGCGACGCGATGCAGGCGGCAGAGGACCTCGTTGCGCTGAAACACCTGCTGCGCGGCGTCGCGCGCCGCCACGGCATGCAGGCCTGCTTCATGGCGAAACCCTTCGCCGACCGCGCCGGCTCCGGCATGCACATGCATGCGAGCCTGTGCGACATGGACGGCCGCAACCTCTTCGCCGACCGCGACGGCCTGCTCGCGCCGCCGCTGCTGTCCGCCATCGGCGGCCTGCTCGACGCGCTCCCGGAAAGCATGCTCGTCATGGCGCCCCACAACAATTCCTGGCGGCGCTTCTCGGCACAGAGCTATGCGCCGACGACGCCGAACTGGGGCATCAACAACCGCGGCGTCGCCGTCCGCGTGCCCGCCGGCGCGCCGGGCGGCCGCCACCTCGAACAGCGCATGGCCGGCGTCGACGCCAACCCCTTCCTCGTCGCCGCCGTCACCCTCGCGGCAATGGCGCGCGGCATCGCGGCAGAGCGCGATCCAGGCCTGCCCGCAGACGGCGACGGCTCCGCCGCAGGCGACGCCCCGCCACTGCCGCGCAATTGGACCGAGGCCATCGAGGCCGCGCAAGGCTCCTCTTTCCTCAAGGACGCGCTGGGAGAGACGATGCACCGCGTCCTCCTCGCCATCAAACGCTCCGAAGCCGCCCGCTTCGCCGCCTATGTCTCACCGCTGGACTACCGGCTATATTTGGGGACGGTGTAA
- a CDS encoding Lrp/AsnC family transcriptional regulator, whose product MDTVDRKLLALLRKDGRASLSALAAELNVSRGTVQNRIERLTRDGVIAGFSVRVTEADDPHAVRAIMMIEITGQKTLAAIKALRGIPQVRALHTTNGAWDLVAELHADNLVEFERVLRGIRAMDGVSKSETSLLLTTL is encoded by the coding sequence ATGGATACGGTAGACCGGAAACTTCTCGCCTTGCTGCGCAAGGACGGCCGCGCGTCGCTTTCGGCGCTTGCAGCCGAATTGAACGTCTCGCGCGGCACGGTGCAGAACCGCATCGAGCGGCTGACGCGCGACGGCGTCATCGCCGGTTTTTCCGTGCGGGTGACGGAGGCAGACGATCCCCATGCCGTGCGGGCCATCATGATGATCGAGATCACCGGCCAGAAGACGCTGGCCGCGATCAAGGCGCTGCGCGGTATTCCGCAAGTGCGCGCCCTGCACACCACCAACGGGGCGTGGGACCTCGTCGCGGAGCTTCACGCGGACAATCTCGTCGAGTTCGAGCGGGTGCTGCGCGGCATCCGTGCCATGGACGGTGTCTCGAAATCCGAGACCAGCCTGCTTCTCACAACCCTCTGA
- a CDS encoding PhzF family phenazine biosynthesis protein, translating to MSRRYAIYDVFTDTRLAGNPLAVVFDADGLEDGAMQRIAGEFNLSETVFVKTAENPAHTARLRIFTPGRELPFAGHPTVGAAIAIAEVTGNGQAGPSDQVSVLEENVGPVRCAVRLGAGGAAFAEFDVPRKSVRLDATFDRQALADAFSLKPSQIGFENHQPTLWSAGVAFVMVPVHDLAAAAAVEFDPTLWERCAPFAEGRLASAYLYCRGGVNHNAKFHARMFAPDMGISEDPATGAAVAALSGAIHAFDRLVDGHHPLLIEQGVEMGRPSLIHLHLDISGGVIAGARIGGEAVRTASGTLDL from the coding sequence TTGTCCCGCCGCTACGCCATCTACGACGTCTTCACCGATACGCGCCTTGCCGGCAACCCGCTGGCCGTCGTCTTCGATGCCGATGGCCTGGAGGATGGGGCGATGCAGCGCATCGCCGGCGAGTTCAACCTGTCCGAGACGGTGTTCGTGAAGACGGCGGAAAATCCGGCGCACACCGCGCGCCTGCGTATCTTCACGCCCGGCCGCGAACTGCCCTTCGCCGGCCATCCGACAGTGGGCGCGGCCATCGCCATCGCCGAGGTCACCGGCAACGGGCAGGCAGGCCCGAGCGACCAGGTGAGCGTGCTGGAGGAGAATGTCGGCCCGGTGCGCTGTGCGGTCCGGCTCGGCGCGGGCGGCGCGGCCTTTGCCGAATTCGACGTGCCGCGCAAATCCGTACGCCTCGACGCGACCTTCGACCGGCAGGCGCTCGCCGATGCCTTCAGCCTGAAGCCCAGCCAGATCGGCTTCGAGAATCACCAGCCGACGCTCTGGAGCGCCGGCGTCGCCTTCGTCATGGTTCCGGTGCACGACCTGGCGGCGGCAGCGGCCGTGGAGTTCGATCCAACGCTCTGGGAGCGCTGCGCGCCCTTTGCCGAAGGACGGCTCGCCTCGGCCTATCTCTATTGCCGCGGCGGCGTGAACCACAATGCGAAATTCCATGCCCGCATGTTCGCGCCCGACATGGGCATATCGGAGGACCCGGCGACGGGGGCGGCGGTCGCCGCGCTGTCTGGCGCCATCCACGCCTTCGACAGGCTGGTGGACGGTCACCATCCGCTTCTCATCGAGCAGGGCGTCGAAATGGGCCGCCCCTCGCTGATCCACCTGCATCTCGACATATCCGGCGGCGTCATCGCCGGCGCACGCATCGGCGGCGAGGCGGTGCGCACCGCATCCGGCACGCTGGATTTGTGA
- a CDS encoding endonuclease/exonuclease/phosphatase family protein has translation MSLRLATFNIENLMTRFDFTGFRNQIRQDRVLRLFDIRNEAEYQRLEEARTVAHTDDTRQHSALAIADADADILCLQETDNMAALQAFEYGYLFRMVGNGYRQKYLIEGNDSRGIDVSVLMREETRDGQRIECVDIRSHASVTYRDFGLYTPDLGSGLNPDDKIFKRDCLEMDLRIGGRPLTLYVVHFKSMGPGREGMDGRQSTMPVRMAEARAVRRIVENRFGAGRTADKAFAICGDMNDYQEKLAIEGDRRNGYRFVPQQEPVSALDTFTEGGFAVNPMLRRPVDDRWTLYHSRGPEERHLCQLDYIWLSPSLAERNAHHVPEIIRAGQPFRTIFPPGQEVERYPRVGWDRPKASDHCPVVMTLDL, from the coding sequence ATGTCGCTACGCCTTGCCACCTTCAATATCGAAAACCTCATGACCCGCTTCGATTTCACGGGTTTTCGCAACCAGATTCGGCAGGATCGCGTGCTGCGCCTGTTCGACATCCGCAACGAGGCGGAATATCAGCGGCTGGAGGAGGCGCGCACCGTCGCCCATACGGACGACACGCGCCAGCATTCGGCGCTCGCCATCGCCGATGCGGATGCCGATATCCTCTGCCTGCAGGAAACTGACAACATGGCGGCGCTGCAGGCCTTCGAATACGGCTATCTCTTCCGCATGGTCGGCAACGGCTACCGCCAGAAATATCTCATCGAGGGCAATGACAGCCGCGGCATCGACGTTTCCGTGTTGATGCGCGAGGAGACGCGCGACGGCCAGCGGATCGAATGCGTCGATATCCGCAGCCATGCCTCCGTCACCTACCGCGATTTCGGCCTCTATACGCCGGATCTCGGCTCGGGCCTCAACCCGGACGACAAGATCTTCAAGCGCGACTGCCTGGAAATGGACCTGCGCATCGGCGGGCGGCCGCTGACGCTCTATGTCGTGCATTTCAAATCGATGGGGCCGGGCAGGGAGGGCATGGACGGACGCCAGTCGACCATGCCGGTGCGCATGGCCGAGGCGCGGGCGGTGCGCCGCATCGTCGAGAACCGCTTCGGCGCCGGGCGCACGGCCGACAAGGCCTTCGCCATCTGCGGCGACATGAACGACTACCAGGAAAAGCTCGCCATCGAGGGCGACCGGCGCAACGGCTACCGATTCGTGCCGCAGCAGGAGCCGGTGAGCGCGCTCGACACCTTCACCGAAGGCGGCTTTGCGGTGAACCCGATGCTGCGCCGGCCGGTGGACGACCGCTGGACGCTCTACCACAGCCGCGGCCCGGAGGAGCGCCATCTCTGCCAGCTCGACTATATCTGGCTGTCGCCCTCGCTGGCCGAGCGCAATGCCCACCATGTCCCCGAGATCATCCGTGCCGGCCAGCCGTTCCGCACGATCTTCCCGCCGGGACAGGAGGTGGAACGCTATCCGCGTGTCGGCTGGGACCGGCCGAAGGCCTCGGACCATTGCCCCGTCGTCATGACGCTCGACCTTTGA
- a CDS encoding extracellular solute-binding protein, producing MTIAKRNSITFRHLTSALALMLAAGAAQAEPLTVYSALDEDQVVELMDAFKAEHPDIEVDMIVSTGGTIISRLIAEKANPRADILFGAPVSGLLVLDKEGVIEPYKPAEFDKIKPALKDTAHDVPLWTGLDAWASAVCYNTVEGPAGGAAEPASWKDLIKPEYKGKIVMANPNASGTGFLTVAGWLTLFGEKDGWDYMDKLHENISQYVSSGGAPCRMAASGEAVVGISYAFPGVKAKNEGAPVNIILPTEGLGSEIEATALIKGGKNPEAAKILADFAASQKSGEINSKYYVVVAREGIKPEIENYPEGEEAKMLNLDFNMLAEKKAGILEEWQRRYGAKTVE from the coding sequence ATGACCATTGCGAAAAGGAATTCCATCACGTTTCGCCACCTGACCTCGGCGCTCGCGCTGATGCTTGCGGCCGGCGCGGCGCAGGCCGAGCCGCTGACCGTCTATAGCGCCCTCGACGAGGACCAGGTGGTCGAGCTCATGGACGCCTTCAAGGCGGAGCATCCGGATATCGAGGTCGACATGATCGTCTCGACCGGCGGCACGATCATCTCGCGGCTGATCGCCGAGAAGGCCAATCCCCGCGCCGATATCCTGTTCGGCGCGCCGGTGAGCGGGCTTCTCGTGCTCGACAAGGAAGGCGTCATCGAGCCGTACAAGCCGGCCGAGTTCGACAAGATCAAGCCCGCCCTCAAGGACACCGCGCATGACGTGCCGCTCTGGACGGGCCTCGACGCCTGGGCGTCGGCGGTCTGCTACAACACCGTGGAAGGGCCGGCGGGCGGTGCGGCGGAACCTGCGAGCTGGAAGGACCTGATCAAGCCGGAATACAAGGGCAAGATCGTCATGGCCAACCCGAACGCCTCGGGCACGGGCTTCCTGACCGTTGCCGGCTGGCTCACGCTTTTCGGCGAAAAGGACGGCTGGGATTATATGGACAAGCTGCACGAGAACATCTCGCAATATGTCTCGAGCGGCGGCGCGCCGTGCCGCATGGCGGCCTCGGGTGAGGCGGTCGTCGGCATTTCCTATGCGTTCCCCGGCGTGAAGGCCAAGAACGAGGGCGCGCCCGTCAACATCATCCTGCCGACGGAGGGCCTCGGCTCCGAGATCGAGGCGACGGCGCTGATCAAGGGCGGCAAGAACCCGGAAGCGGCCAAGATCCTCGCGGATTTTGCCGCCAGCCAGAAGTCCGGCGAGATCAACAGCAAATATTACGTGGTCGTCGCGCGGGAAGGCATCAAGCCGGAAATCGAGAACTATCCGGAAGGCGAGGAGGCCAAGATGCTCAACCTCGACTTCAACATGCTGGCTGAGAAGAAGGCCGGCATTCTGGAGGAATGGCAGCGCCGCTACGGCGCGAAAACGGTGGAGTAA
- a CDS encoding GntR family transcriptional regulator, producing the protein MSDRNHHATDRTATSAGLTAHAGRPETSAAPEQTMQERAYQALRHALIVGQLAPGKGISLRAMAEVIGVGIMPVRAAIARLSAENALAVHDNRRVSIPEMTMERFDQLMQARLLLEPACAMRALNVIDEAGLARIRSHDDQMNSSYETGDAELYMAANYAFHFEIYRAGRSEVLTHLLESVWMQFGPFMRKVYGMVGTAHLSDKHEMAINAIARRDVTSLKVAIEADILDGMDLLGKSIFTQAAEPGSPSSRRRSRASSGRARLTATE; encoded by the coding sequence ATGAGCGACAGGAACCACCACGCGACGGACCGAACGGCAACAAGCGCGGGGCTGACTGCGCATGCGGGCCGGCCGGAGACCAGCGCCGCGCCTGAGCAGACGATGCAGGAGCGCGCCTACCAGGCCTTGCGCCATGCCCTGATCGTCGGGCAGCTCGCGCCCGGCAAGGGCATCAGCCTTCGTGCGATGGCCGAGGTCATCGGTGTCGGCATCATGCCGGTGCGGGCCGCCATCGCCCGGCTTTCGGCCGAAAACGCCCTTGCGGTCCACGACAATCGCCGCGTCTCCATTCCGGAAATGACCATGGAGCGTTTCGACCAGCTCATGCAGGCCCGCCTGCTGCTGGAGCCGGCCTGCGCCATGCGCGCGCTCAACGTCATTGACGAAGCAGGGCTTGCCCGCATCCGCAGCCACGACGACCAGATGAACAGCAGCTACGAGACCGGCGATGCCGAACTCTATATGGCCGCCAACTATGCATTCCATTTCGAAATCTACCGCGCCGGCCGGTCCGAGGTCCTCACCCACCTGCTGGAGAGCGTCTGGATGCAGTTCGGTCCCTTCATGCGTAAGGTCTATGGCATGGTAGGCACCGCCCACCTTTCCGACAAGCACGAGATGGCGATCAACGCCATCGCACGGCGCGACGTCACGAGCCTGAAGGTCGCCATCGAGGCCGATATCCTCGACGGCATGGACCTGCTCGGAAAATCCATCTTCACCCAGGCCGCCGAACCGGGCAGCCCGTCATCAAGACGCAGGTCCAGGGCCAGCAGCGGCCGGGCCCGACTCACAGCAACGGAGTAG